A DNA window from Actinomadura coerulea contains the following coding sequences:
- the add gene encoding adenosine deaminase: MPTDNTSIAAFIDALPKVELHVHLVGSASVPTVLELARRHPDGPVPVDERELRAFYEFRDFPHFAEVYESVSSLVRTPEDVGTLVSGIARDLAAQNVRYVELTVTPYTHQRAGMPMPAVTEALDLAAREARDGFGLGLSYIFDIPGEFGAEGARGTLDHALRHPPETLVGFGIGGVEQSRAPFRDAFRDAFAAARAAGLRSVPHAGEMTGPETIWEAVEGLGAERIGHGTNCLRDPRLVAHLRETQLPLEVCPTSNVCTGQVADLAAHPLPRMLEEGLFVTLNSDDPPMFNTTLTGEYRVAAEAFGLGRAELASLARNAVTASSLDEEGRKAIIAEIDALG, translated from the coding sequence GTGCCTACCGACAACACGAGCATCGCGGCGTTCATCGACGCCCTCCCGAAGGTCGAGCTCCACGTCCACCTCGTGGGCTCCGCCTCCGTCCCGACCGTCCTCGAACTCGCCCGCCGCCACCCGGACGGCCCCGTCCCCGTCGACGAGCGCGAACTGCGCGCCTTCTACGAGTTCCGCGACTTCCCGCACTTCGCCGAGGTGTACGAGTCGGTGTCCAGCCTCGTCCGCACCCCGGAGGACGTCGGCACGCTCGTCTCCGGCATCGCCCGCGACCTCGCCGCGCAGAACGTCCGGTACGTCGAGCTGACCGTCACGCCCTACACCCACCAGCGGGCCGGGATGCCGATGCCCGCGGTGACCGAGGCGCTCGACCTCGCCGCCCGCGAGGCCCGCGACGGGTTCGGCCTCGGCCTGTCCTACATCTTCGACATCCCCGGCGAGTTCGGCGCCGAGGGCGCCCGCGGCACCCTCGACCACGCGCTGCGGCACCCGCCGGAGACGCTCGTCGGGTTCGGGATCGGCGGCGTCGAGCAGAGCCGCGCGCCGTTCCGGGACGCCTTCCGCGACGCGTTCGCCGCCGCCCGCGCCGCCGGCCTGCGCAGCGTCCCGCACGCGGGGGAGATGACCGGCCCGGAGACGATCTGGGAGGCCGTCGAGGGGCTCGGCGCCGAGCGCATCGGCCACGGCACCAACTGCCTGCGCGACCCCCGCCTCGTCGCCCACCTGCGCGAGACGCAGCTGCCGCTGGAGGTGTGCCCGACCTCCAACGTCTGCACGGGCCAGGTCGCGGACCTCGCCGCCCACCCCCTGCCGCGGATGCTGGAGGAGGGGCTGTTCGTCACCCTGAACAGCGACGACCCGCCGATGTTCAACACGACCCTCACCGGCGAGTACCGCGTCGCGGCCGAGGCGTTCGGGCTCGGCCGCGCCGAGCTGGCCTCCCTGGCCCGCAACGCCGTGACGGCCTCGTCGCTGGACGAGGAGGGACGCAAGGCGATCATCGCCGAGATCGACGCGCTGGGCTGA
- a CDS encoding DUF1266 domain-containing protein has product MTYQADTGAVLDRARRYERQGRAEEAAAAYANAAEALEARGDLASAAAARARYARALAAAGRTGEAQRVLDVLDRGAAWGRLAAALAGGAHLAVGNGVAWNSLADHEGARDDRVLLERDWGVTDSEGWREQMDALLDARNSDPAIQMVLDRRGRGTGRRAWQDAIVAWCGERDISEQTVREVVDLSEAVLRYEARFRADGLLPPDGRVESVFGYDFGRAVNMARWGLNAGYCDAEEAEKSVLTAGQRAHQVYASWQEFSAGYVLGRMLRFDEGEFGEWYERSLTGHRVLAEDPGSPWRRMAWG; this is encoded by the coding sequence ATGACGTATCAGGCCGATACCGGCGCCGTGCTCGACCGCGCCAGGAGGTACGAGCGGCAGGGGCGGGCAGAGGAGGCCGCGGCCGCCTACGCGAACGCCGCCGAGGCGTTGGAGGCGCGCGGCGACCTGGCGTCCGCCGCCGCGGCGCGGGCGCGGTACGCGCGGGCACTCGCCGCCGCCGGGAGGACCGGCGAGGCGCAGCGCGTCCTCGACGTCCTGGACCGGGGGGCCGCGTGGGGACGGCTCGCAGCGGCCCTCGCCGGCGGCGCCCACCTGGCCGTCGGGAACGGCGTCGCATGGAACAGCCTCGCCGACCACGAGGGCGCCCGCGACGACCGGGTCCTGCTGGAGCGCGACTGGGGCGTCACCGACTCCGAGGGCTGGCGCGAGCAGATGGACGCGCTGCTCGACGCCCGAAACAGCGACCCGGCGATCCAGATGGTGCTCGACCGGCGCGGCAGGGGCACCGGCAGGCGGGCCTGGCAGGACGCGATCGTCGCCTGGTGCGGGGAGCGCGACATCTCCGAGCAGACCGTCCGGGAGGTCGTGGACCTGTCCGAGGCGGTCCTGCGCTACGAGGCGCGGTTCCGGGCGGACGGCCTGCTCCCGCCCGACGGCCGCGTCGAGAGCGTCTTCGGCTACGACTTCGGGCGCGCGGTGAACATGGCCCGCTGGGGCCTGAACGCCGGGTACTGCGACGCCGAGGAGGCCGAGAAGTCCGTCCTCACCGCGGGGCAGCGCGCCCACCAGGTCTACGCGTCGTGGCAGGAGTTCTCGGCCGGGTACGTCCTCGGCCGGATGCTGCGGTTCGACGAGGGCGAGTTCGGCGAATGGTACGAACGCTCCCTCACCGGCCACCGCGTCCTCGCCGAGGACCCGGGCAGCCCGTGGCGGCGCATGGCCTGGGGCTGA
- a CDS encoding molybdopterin-containing oxidoreductase family protein, which produces MPSELTVLGACPLDCPDGCSWVVTVRDGAAVRLRGNPAHPYTRGALCAKVNRWLERAAQPDRIQYPLRRVGAKGEGRFERVGWDEALDEIAARLEDVVREHGGEAVWPYWGTGTLGYLQGLEGYSGRRFFNVLGASAHDANICSAAGSAGMAEAVGSPGGMDPEDLAHARLVLLWGTNPLTSGHHVWKFVQDARKAGAHLVAIDPVRTRTARQADEHLAPLPGTDGALALGLLHVIVGLGAQDEGFLDRGTLGWREFRDRIAEYPPDRVARITGVPADRVVALGERIARTRPTAIRATQGLQRHAGGGAALRLIAAIPAVTGDWARRGGGVAFSTSGHVKLDKAALWRDDLRPRPVRTLSMSRLGEGLLDVQDPPVKALFVIAANPAGSTPHQNKVRRGLAREDLFTVVLEQFPTDTVDYADIVLPATAQHEHADLHEGYGHLYLTWNEPAVAPPGECLPTTETFRRLAHRMGLQEPALYDSDESLAEQLLASDHPWMAGVTLDRLRKEGFVRMSVPDPFLPYADGFPTPSGRFEFRSPAAGLAGYVPPAEVADEERAGRYPLALVSAASHEFLNTQFANNPELRRRSGGLTVRLHEDDARARGLVDGQRVAVGNDRGSFEAVLRITDEVRPGVAVTTKGHWAKLSGGSNANAVVDERDTDLGGGPVFHDTRVEVTALPAPPRPAGPLADADPAAGGSDLPGG; this is translated from the coding sequence ATGCCATCGGAGCTGACAGTGCTGGGGGCCTGCCCGCTGGACTGCCCCGACGGCTGCTCGTGGGTGGTCACCGTGCGGGACGGGGCGGCGGTCCGGCTGCGCGGCAACCCCGCACACCCGTACACGCGCGGAGCGCTGTGCGCGAAGGTGAACCGTTGGCTGGAGCGCGCCGCCCAGCCGGACCGCATCCAGTACCCGCTGCGCCGGGTGGGGGCCAAGGGGGAGGGACGGTTCGAGCGCGTCGGGTGGGACGAGGCGCTCGACGAGATCGCCGCGCGGCTGGAGGACGTCGTCCGGGAGCATGGCGGCGAGGCGGTCTGGCCCTACTGGGGGACGGGCACGCTCGGCTACCTGCAAGGCCTCGAAGGGTATTCCGGCCGGCGGTTCTTCAACGTGCTGGGCGCCTCGGCGCACGACGCCAACATCTGCTCGGCGGCGGGCAGCGCCGGGATGGCCGAGGCGGTCGGCTCGCCGGGCGGCATGGACCCCGAGGACCTCGCGCACGCCCGGCTCGTCCTGCTGTGGGGCACGAACCCCCTGACCAGCGGCCACCACGTGTGGAAGTTCGTCCAGGACGCGCGGAAGGCGGGCGCGCACCTGGTCGCGATCGACCCGGTGCGGACGCGGACGGCGCGGCAGGCCGACGAGCACCTGGCGCCCCTGCCGGGAACCGACGGGGCGCTCGCGCTCGGCCTGCTCCACGTCATCGTGGGCCTCGGCGCTCAGGACGAGGGCTTCCTCGACCGCGGCACGCTCGGGTGGAGGGAGTTCCGTGACCGGATCGCCGAGTACCCGCCGGACCGGGTCGCGCGGATCACCGGCGTCCCGGCGGACCGGGTCGTGGCGCTCGGCGAGCGGATCGCCCGCACCCGCCCCACCGCGATCCGCGCGACGCAGGGGCTCCAGCGGCACGCCGGCGGCGGGGCCGCCCTGCGCCTGATCGCCGCCATCCCCGCCGTGACCGGCGACTGGGCACGGCGCGGCGGCGGGGTCGCGTTCTCCACATCCGGCCACGTGAAGCTGGACAAGGCCGCGCTGTGGCGCGACGACCTGCGCCCCCGTCCGGTGCGGACGCTGTCGATGAGCCGCCTCGGCGAGGGGCTGCTGGACGTCCAGGACCCGCCGGTCAAGGCCCTGTTCGTCATCGCCGCCAACCCCGCGGGCAGCACCCCGCACCAGAACAAGGTCCGCCGGGGCCTGGCCCGCGAGGACCTGTTCACCGTGGTCCTTGAGCAGTTCCCGACCGACACCGTCGACTACGCCGACATCGTGCTGCCCGCGACGGCGCAGCACGAGCACGCCGACCTGCACGAGGGCTACGGGCACCTGTACCTCACCTGGAACGAGCCGGCGGTGGCGCCGCCCGGAGAGTGCCTGCCGACGACCGAGACCTTCCGCCGCCTGGCGCACCGGATGGGCCTCCAGGAGCCGGCTCTCTACGACTCCGACGAGAGCCTCGCCGAACAACTGCTGGCCTCGGACCACCCCTGGATGGCCGGGGTCACCCTGGACCGGCTCCGCAAGGAGGGGTTCGTGCGCATGTCCGTTCCGGACCCGTTCCTGCCCTACGCCGACGGCTTCCCCACGCCGTCGGGCCGGTTCGAGTTCCGCTCCCCCGCCGCCGGTCTCGCCGGGTACGTTCCGCCCGCTGAGGTCGCCGACGAGGAGCGGGCCGGGAGGTACCCCCTCGCCCTGGTCTCGGCGGCGTCCCACGAGTTCCTCAACACCCAGTTCGCCAACAACCCGGAGCTCCGGCGCCGCTCGGGCGGACTCACCGTCCGCCTCCACGAGGACGACGCGAGGGCGCGGGGCCTGGTCGACGGGCAGCGGGTGGCGGTCGGCAACGACCGGGGCTCCTTCGAGGCCGTCCTGAGGATCACCGACGAGGTCCGGCCGGGCGTCGCGGTGACGACCAAGGGCCACTGGGCCAAGCTCTCCGGCGGCTCCAACGCCAACGCCGTGGTCGACGAGCGCGACACCGACCTCGGCGGCGGCCCCGTCTTCCACGACACCCGCGTGGAGGTCACCGCCCTGCCGGCGCCACCGCGCCCGGCCGGGCCCCTCGCAGACGCGGACCCGGCCGCCGGTGGTTCCGACCTCCCCGGCGGATGA
- the thyX gene encoding FAD-dependent thymidylate synthase, with translation MKSVEPEVFLVARPELDYDEVARYLRDVGGEGWLERLDRGELDEELNDPQNLAEFAGRLCYRSWEPGLNPNVTKIRTDSGQYLENILRSLHGSVLEHVSFSFVLHNVSRVLTHELVRHRPGVAISQESLRFVRLQDIPFWFPEWAREDPELMKRATAMLEQMEEFQGWMAAHFGLDDEGVPFKEKKHKTSFMRRFAPEGVGTGLVWTANVRTLRHTLENRTAPGAEEEIRLLFGKIGEVMLAEAPDLFGDYVVEDGSWVPKWRKV, from the coding sequence GTGAAGAGCGTCGAGCCCGAGGTGTTCCTCGTTGCGCGGCCCGAACTGGACTACGACGAGGTCGCCCGGTACCTGCGGGACGTGGGCGGGGAGGGCTGGCTGGAGCGGCTCGACCGCGGGGAGCTCGACGAGGAGCTGAACGACCCGCAGAACCTCGCCGAGTTCGCGGGCCGGCTCTGCTACCGCTCCTGGGAGCCGGGCCTGAACCCCAACGTCACCAAGATCCGCACCGACTCCGGCCAGTACCTGGAGAATATCCTGCGCAGCCTGCACGGTTCGGTGCTGGAGCACGTCAGCTTCAGCTTCGTCCTGCACAACGTGAGCCGGGTGCTGACCCACGAGCTCGTCCGGCACCGCCCCGGCGTGGCCATCTCGCAGGAGTCGCTGCGGTTCGTCCGGCTGCAGGACATCCCCTTCTGGTTCCCGGAGTGGGCCCGCGAGGACCCCGAGCTGATGAAGCGGGCCACCGCCATGCTGGAGCAGATGGAGGAGTTCCAGGGCTGGATGGCCGCGCACTTCGGCCTGGACGACGAGGGCGTGCCGTTCAAGGAGAAGAAGCACAAGACCTCGTTCATGCGCCGGTTCGCCCCCGAGGGCGTCGGCACCGGCCTGGTGTGGACGGCCAACGTCCGCACCCTGCGCCACACCCTGGAGAACCGCACCGCGCCCGGCGCCGAGGAGGAGATCCGGCTGCTCTTCGGCAAGATCGGCGAGGTGATGCTGGCGGAGGCCCCGGACCTGTTCGGCGACTACGTCGTCGAGGACGGCTCCTGGGTGCCGAAGTGGCGCAAGGTCTGA
- a CDS encoding dienelactone hydrolase family protein, whose translation MSDISIPVGGRELPAYLAVPEGEGPWPGVVIVFEAMGANDDMRAQADRFAAHGYLAVLPDLYDGAPWLRCVAKAMRDMRAQRGPTYDHIEAARAWLAGRDDCTGGVGICGFCMGGGFALVAAAKYDFRAAAANYGILPRRPEESLRGACPVVGSYGAADPSLRGAAGRLKRALAAAGVPHDVKEYPGTGHGFLTGLTPPPPLGPVAKIVMGFGKGRENAPDGWGRILAFFAEHVAKKSTT comes from the coding sequence ATGTCTGACATCTCCATTCCGGTGGGCGGCCGCGAGCTGCCGGCCTACCTCGCCGTCCCCGAGGGGGAGGGGCCCTGGCCGGGCGTCGTGATCGTGTTCGAGGCGATGGGCGCGAACGACGACATGCGCGCCCAGGCCGACCGGTTCGCCGCCCACGGGTACCTCGCCGTCCTGCCCGACCTCTATGACGGGGCGCCCTGGCTGCGCTGCGTCGCCAAGGCCATGCGCGACATGCGCGCCCAGCGCGGGCCGACCTACGACCACATCGAGGCGGCCCGCGCGTGGCTCGCGGGCCGGGACGACTGCACCGGCGGCGTGGGGATCTGCGGGTTCTGCATGGGCGGCGGGTTCGCGCTGGTCGCGGCGGCGAAGTACGACTTCAGGGCCGCCGCGGCCAACTACGGGATCCTGCCGCGCAGACCGGAGGAGTCCCTGCGGGGCGCGTGCCCGGTCGTCGGCAGTTACGGCGCCGCCGACCCGTCGCTGCGGGGGGCCGCCGGCAGGCTGAAGCGCGCCCTCGCGGCCGCGGGCGTGCCGCACGACGTGAAGGAGTACCCGGGAACCGGGCACGGTTTCCTCACCGGGCTCACGCCGCCGCCCCCGCTCGGCCCGGTCGCGAAGATCGTCATGGGGTTCGGGAAGGGGCGCGAGAACGCCCCGGACGGCTGGGGCCGCATCCTCGCCTTCTTCGCCGAGCACGTCGCTAAAAAATCTACAACGTAA
- a CDS encoding helix-turn-helix domain-containing protein — MTTGLSDVRPIGDQLRAWRQRRRLSQLELASEADVSTRHLSFVETGRSAPSREMVLRLAEHLDVPLRDRNLLLVSAGYAPVFDETPIEEPKMDTVRAALRQVLEGHEPYPAVVVDRFWNLIDANGAAAFFMEGAPPELLEPPLNVLRLSMHPDGMARNILNLAEWRAHMIDRVRRHVALTADAALAQLHKELRSFPGDVGEAIAPPASHEVFVPLRMRVDGRELSFFSTIATFGTPVDITVAELAIESFYPADAKTTEFLRERAGW; from the coding sequence ATGACGACGGGACTGAGCGACGTGCGGCCGATCGGGGACCAGCTCCGGGCGTGGCGGCAGCGGCGCAGGCTGAGCCAGCTGGAGCTGGCGTCCGAGGCGGACGTGTCGACGCGGCACCTCAGCTTCGTGGAGACGGGGCGCTCGGCGCCGAGCCGGGAGATGGTGCTGCGGCTCGCCGAGCACCTGGACGTGCCGCTGCGCGACCGCAACCTGCTGCTGGTGTCGGCCGGGTACGCGCCGGTGTTCGACGAGACGCCGATCGAGGAACCGAAGATGGACACGGTCCGCGCGGCGCTCCGGCAGGTGCTGGAGGGCCACGAGCCCTATCCGGCGGTGGTCGTGGACCGGTTCTGGAATCTGATCGATGCCAACGGCGCGGCGGCGTTCTTCATGGAGGGCGCGCCGCCGGAGCTGCTGGAGCCGCCGCTGAACGTGCTGCGGCTCAGCATGCACCCGGATGGGATGGCCAGGAACATCCTGAACCTGGCGGAGTGGCGCGCCCACATGATCGACCGGGTCCGGCGGCATGTGGCGCTGACCGCGGACGCGGCGCTCGCCCAGCTGCACAAGGAGCTGCGGAGCTTCCCCGGCGACGTGGGGGAGGCGATCGCCCCGCCCGCGAGCCACGAGGTCTTCGTTCCGCTGCGGATGCGGGTGGACGGCCGGGAACTGTCGTTCTTCAGCACGATCGCGACCTTCGGGACGCCGGTCGACATCACGGTGGCGGAACTGGCGATCGAGTCGTTCTACCCGGCGGACGCGAAGACGACCGAGTTCCTGCGCGAGCGCGCCGGCTGGTGA
- a CDS encoding globin domain-containing protein, with product MSYFYGRLFAARPRLRTLFPPAMGGQHDRFFHALSRIVWSQDNPEELARHLEGLGRGHRKYGVLREHYPAVEEALTATLRAFAADVWTAEAEAAWRAAYRSAADAMAGAAERDAASAPPWWVAEVVRHERRAFDLAVLTLRPERPLAFAPGQHVSVQTARWPRVWRPYSIANAPRRDGTVCLHVRARPAGWVSGALVRHTGPGDSVLLGPPDGAMTLDPASGRPLLLIGGGTGLAPVKALAEQALASDAGRDVLLVVAARTEGALYDLPALRGLESAHSRLRVVPVVSREPAAGALAGRVPDVLPQLLDGAGGHDAYVAGPAPLVRAAVGALQRLGVPLTRLHHDLLTAGD from the coding sequence ATGAGCTATTTCTACGGCCGCCTCTTCGCGGCGCGGCCGCGGCTGCGGACCCTGTTCCCCCCCGCGATGGGCGGCCAGCACGACCGGTTCTTCCACGCGCTCAGCCGGATCGTGTGGAGCCAGGACAACCCCGAGGAACTCGCCCGCCACCTGGAAGGCCTCGGCCGCGGCCACCGCAAGTACGGGGTCCTGCGCGAGCACTACCCGGCCGTCGAAGAGGCGCTGACCGCGACGCTGCGCGCCTTCGCCGCCGACGTCTGGACGGCCGAGGCCGAGGCCGCCTGGCGCGCCGCCTACCGCTCCGCGGCCGACGCCATGGCCGGCGCGGCGGAGCGCGACGCCGCGAGCGCCCCGCCGTGGTGGGTCGCCGAGGTCGTGCGGCACGAGCGCCGCGCCTTCGACCTCGCCGTCCTCACGCTGCGCCCCGAACGGCCCCTGGCGTTCGCGCCGGGGCAGCACGTGAGCGTTCAGACGGCCCGCTGGCCCCGGGTCTGGCGGCCGTACTCGATCGCGAACGCGCCCCGCCGGGACGGGACGGTCTGCCTGCACGTCCGGGCCCGTCCCGCCGGGTGGGTCAGCGGCGCGCTGGTCCGGCACACCGGTCCGGGCGACAGCGTCCTGCTGGGCCCGCCGGACGGCGCGATGACCCTCGACCCGGCCTCGGGCCGCCCGCTCCTGCTGATCGGCGGCGGCACCGGCCTGGCCCCCGTGAAGGCGCTGGCCGAGCAGGCCCTCGCCTCCGACGCGGGCCGCGACGTCCTGCTCGTCGTCGCGGCCCGCACCGAGGGCGCCCTCTACGACCTCCCGGCGCTGCGGGGGCTGGAGTCCGCCCACTCCCGGCTCCGGGTCGTCCCCGTGGTGTCCCGCGAACCCGCCGCCGGGGCCCTCGCCGGCCGCGTGCCGGACGTCCTCCCCCAGCTCCTGGACGGCGCGGGCGGCCACGATGCCTACGTGGCCGGGCCCGCCCCGCTCGTCCGCGCGGCGGTCGGCGCCCTGCAGCGGCTCGGGGTGCCGCTGACGCGCCTCCACCACGACCTGCTCACGGCCGGCGACTGA
- a CDS encoding gamma-glutamyl-gamma-aminobutyrate hydrolase family protein — MSGAVRGAPHPAAGEGGPPLIGITTYQEPARWGFWVREAALLPVPYVRAVERAGGVPVLLPPAATLRGLDTMISRLDGVVLAGGCDLDPELYGAARHPETGPPQPQRDRFELALVRAAVDADLPFLAICRGMQVLNVARGGALVQHLPDAVGHRGHAPAAGVVGSHRVRTGEGSRIGLILGASSEVPTYHHQAVSRLGKGLTAVAWAEDQVVEALELQGHRFGLAVQWHPEEGDDRRLFEALVAEAAGR, encoded by the coding sequence ATGTCAGGAGCCGTGCGCGGAGCGCCGCATCCGGCGGCCGGTGAGGGCGGGCCGCCGCTCATCGGCATCACCACCTACCAGGAGCCGGCCCGCTGGGGGTTCTGGGTGCGCGAGGCCGCGCTCCTGCCCGTGCCGTACGTGCGCGCGGTCGAGCGGGCCGGAGGCGTCCCCGTCCTGCTGCCCCCGGCCGCGACCCTGCGCGGGCTGGACACCATGATCTCCCGGCTGGACGGCGTCGTCCTGGCGGGGGGCTGCGACCTCGACCCGGAGCTGTACGGCGCCGCCCGGCATCCCGAGACCGGGCCGCCGCAGCCGCAGCGCGACCGGTTCGAGCTGGCCCTCGTCCGCGCCGCCGTCGACGCCGACCTGCCGTTCCTGGCGATCTGCCGGGGCATGCAGGTGCTGAACGTCGCGCGCGGCGGAGCCCTCGTCCAGCACCTGCCGGACGCGGTCGGCCACCGCGGGCACGCCCCGGCCGCCGGGGTCGTCGGCTCCCACCGGGTGCGGACCGGCGAGGGGAGCCGGATCGGCCTGATCCTCGGGGCCTCGTCCGAGGTCCCCACCTACCACCACCAGGCGGTGAGCCGGCTCGGCAAGGGCCTGACCGCCGTCGCGTGGGCCGAGGACCAGGTGGTGGAGGCCCTGGAGCTCCAGGGCCACCGCTTCGGGCTGGCCGTCCAGTGGCACCCCGAGGAGGGCGATGACCGGCGGCTCTTCGAGGCCCTCGTCGCCGAAGCCGCCGGACGCTGA
- a CDS encoding alpha/beta hydrolase translates to MPPTGGRRMPLHPQTVSFLEQLASWTAVPPGRDGPAEPTIAEMRERIGADFPVVRRELPRVRDVEVPGPGGPVPVRLYRPAPPERGPLPAVVYLHGGGWVLGGVDNVDAFCRDLAAAAECVVLNVGYRLAPEHPFPAAVDDAWAAVSSVAREPGRYGVLRGAVAVAGDSAGGNLAAAAALLARDAGVPLAHQLLVYPVTDTARDTPSWREYGTGYGLDAGSLARFMDLYRDGADPSDPRLAPLRSPDLAGAAPATVITAECDILRDEAEAYARRLAEAGVPVQLRRYDGVVHSFFLLPEIFDAGAEAVEFAVRRLRAAFDDHSRQGSAA, encoded by the coding sequence ATGCCCCCCACCGGAGGCCGCCGCATGCCCCTGCACCCGCAGACCGTGAGCTTCCTGGAGCAGCTCGCCTCGTGGACCGCCGTCCCGCCGGGGCGGGACGGGCCCGCCGAGCCCACCATCGCGGAGATGCGGGAGCGGATCGGCGCGGACTTCCCGGTCGTGCGGCGCGAGCTTCCGCGGGTCCGCGACGTCGAGGTGCCCGGCCCGGGGGGCCCGGTGCCGGTGCGCCTGTACCGCCCGGCGCCGCCCGAGCGGGGGCCGCTGCCGGCCGTCGTGTACCTGCACGGCGGGGGATGGGTGCTCGGCGGCGTCGACAACGTGGACGCCTTCTGCCGCGACCTGGCGGCCGCGGCGGAGTGCGTCGTGCTGAACGTCGGGTACCGGCTGGCCCCCGAGCACCCGTTCCCGGCGGCGGTGGACGACGCCTGGGCCGCGGTGTCCTCGGTGGCGCGCGAGCCCGGCCGGTACGGCGTGCTGAGAGGTGCCGTGGCGGTCGCCGGCGACAGCGCGGGCGGGAACCTCGCCGCGGCCGCCGCGCTGCTGGCCAGGGACGCCGGGGTCCCCCTCGCCCACCAACTGCTCGTCTACCCGGTGACCGACACGGCCAGGGACACCCCGAGCTGGCGGGAGTACGGGACGGGCTACGGGCTGGACGCCGGGTCGCTCGCCCGGTTCATGGACCTCTACCGCGACGGCGCCGACCCGTCCGACCCCCGGCTCGCGCCGCTGCGCTCCCCGGACCTGGCGGGCGCCGCGCCCGCCACCGTGATCACCGCCGAGTGCGACATCCTGCGCGACGAGGCCGAGGCGTACGCGCGCCGGCTCGCCGAGGCCGGCGTTCCGGTGCAGCTGCGCCGCTACGACGGCGTCGTGCACTCCTTCTTCCTGCTCCCTGAGATCTTCGACGCCGGTGCCGAGGCGGTGGAGTTCGCTGTGCGACGATTGCGCGCGGCATTCGACGACCACTCGCGGCAGGGGAGTGCGGCATGA
- a CDS encoding enoyl-CoA hydratase/isomerase family protein, whose protein sequence is MTRYEAYERLKIDWASDGVLRVVISTPGKLNAVDAAGHRELAEIWRDADADDEVRVVLVRGEGRAFSAGGDLAMIEEMMTDHAARRRIMREARDIVMNVLNCSKPVVSAVQGPAVGAGLAVALLADVSVAGRTAKIIDGHTRLGVAAGDHAAIVWPLLCGLAKAKYYLLLNDVLTGEEAERIGLVSLCVDDERVHERALEIAGRLAAGPAEALSFTKHALNNWLRLAGPTFDASLAMEFFGFTGPDVREGVAAVREKRPPRFG, encoded by the coding sequence ATGACGCGGTACGAGGCGTACGAGCGGCTGAAGATCGACTGGGCGTCGGACGGGGTGCTGCGGGTCGTGATCAGCACGCCGGGCAAGCTGAACGCGGTCGACGCCGCCGGGCACCGCGAGCTGGCGGAGATCTGGCGGGACGCCGACGCCGACGACGAGGTCCGCGTGGTGCTCGTGCGGGGGGAGGGGAGGGCGTTCTCCGCCGGCGGCGACCTCGCCATGATCGAGGAGATGATGACCGACCACGCCGCCCGCCGCCGGATCATGCGCGAGGCCCGCGACATCGTGATGAACGTGCTGAACTGCTCCAAGCCGGTGGTCAGCGCCGTGCAGGGCCCGGCGGTGGGCGCCGGTCTCGCGGTCGCGCTGCTGGCCGACGTCTCCGTCGCCGGCCGCACCGCGAAGATCATCGACGGGCACACGCGGCTGGGCGTCGCGGCCGGCGACCACGCGGCGATCGTGTGGCCGCTGCTGTGCGGGCTCGCGAAGGCCAAGTACTACCTGCTGCTCAACGACGTCCTCACCGGTGAGGAGGCCGAGCGGATCGGCCTGGTCTCGCTGTGCGTGGACGACGAGCGGGTGCACGAGCGCGCGCTGGAGATCGCCGGCCGGCTCGCCGCCGGGCCCGCCGAGGCGCTGTCGTTCACCAAGCACGCGCTGAACAACTGGCTGCGCCTCGCCGGGCCGACGTTCGACGCCTCCCTGGCGATGGAGTTCTTCGGGTTCACCGGCCCGGACGTGCGCGAGGGCGTCGCGGCCGTCCGGGAGAAGCGCCCGCCCCGGTTCGGGTGA